The following are encoded together in the Adhaeribacter arboris genome:
- a CDS encoding GNAT family N-acetyltransferase, translating into MNISIRRGTPADLPQVYALIQELAVYEKAPHEVTNTLADMQEDGFGSNPVFEFIVAEANDTVIGLCLYYMAYSTWKGRMLYLEDLVITEAYRRYGVGKKLFDAFARRALELKVKRLKWQVLEWNEPAIRFYRKLNANLDSEWINCNMTAEQIAAYIAGDG; encoded by the coding sequence ATGAATATTTCCATCCGTCGGGGTACTCCAGCCGATTTGCCGCAGGTTTATGCTTTAATTCAAGAGTTAGCCGTTTATGAGAAAGCTCCCCATGAAGTAACCAATACCCTTGCGGACATGCAGGAAGATGGTTTTGGGTCTAATCCTGTATTTGAATTTATTGTGGCAGAAGCTAATGATACAGTAATTGGCCTTTGTTTATATTACATGGCGTATTCTACCTGGAAAGGCCGGATGTTATACCTAGAAGATTTAGTGATAACCGAGGCTTACCGCCGCTACGGAGTAGGTAAAAAGTTGTTCGACGCTTTTGCTCGCCGGGCTTTAGAACTTAAAGTAAAACGTTTGAAATGGCAGGTACTGGAATGGAATGAACCGGCTATTCGATTCTACCGCAAACTAAACGCTAATCTCGATAGTGAATGGATTAACTGCAACATGACCGCTGAACAAATAGCGGCCTATATAGCCGGTGATGGTTAA
- a CDS encoding prolyl oligopeptidase family serine peptidase: MNKITLMVIASGLSLLIACKSSENNNQNIKTEMVTETPVQEIGEPMRKLSFPHTVSAKVNQVDMYHGTTVADPYRWLENDTAKVVKEWVEAQNELTFGYLAKIPFRQKIKQRLTKIWNYPRFEAPFKEGGKYYFFKNNGLQNQKVLYVQEGLKGIPTVFLDPNKFSEDGTTAISAISFSANGDYMAYGTSGGGSDWNTFYVMETATRKKLDDSLQWIKFSDAAWFKDGFFYSRYDEPKTGSKMANKNENQKVYYHKVGTPQAEDLLIYEDKGHSNRTFFAQTTEDERFLIMSVSEGASSFNSLFYKDLTKEKAQIEPLVNNFEAEYVLVENLGDKLLVRTNKNAPHYQLVLIDPEKPQPDNWKIVIPESEDVMDEVSLVNNKLLVTYMRNASSHLLVYDTKGKLLSQVKLPTLGTVTGFRGKKTDKDIFYTFNSFTYPSTIYRYTVATNKSELYRKPQVAVQMDNYETKQIFYTSKDGTKIPMFIVHKKGLILDGKNPTYLYAYGGFNVSILPAFSISRMLWLENNGVLAIPNIRGGGEFGEDWHKAGMTPNKQNVFDDFIAAAEYLINEKYTSPSRLAIAGGSNGGLLVGAVSNQRPELFKVAIPAVGVMDMLRFHKFTIGWAWVEEYGSSDNPEQFKNLLAISPLHNIKEGVSYPATLVTTADHDDRVVPAHSFKYMATLQEKGAGPNPYLIRVDVNAGHGAGKATSLLINEAADTWSFIYYNMGINPYSGKKV, encoded by the coding sequence ATGAATAAAATAACCTTAATGGTAATTGCTAGCGGACTTAGCTTGCTGATTGCCTGTAAATCTTCCGAAAATAATAACCAAAATATAAAAACCGAAATGGTTACTGAAACTCCCGTGCAGGAAATTGGTGAGCCCATGCGCAAATTAAGCTTTCCGCATACCGTTTCCGCTAAAGTAAATCAGGTAGATATGTATCATGGTACAACAGTAGCGGATCCGTACCGGTGGCTGGAAAACGATACGGCGAAAGTGGTAAAAGAATGGGTAGAAGCCCAAAACGAACTTACTTTTGGGTACTTAGCTAAAATCCCGTTCCGGCAGAAAATTAAACAACGATTAACTAAAATCTGGAATTACCCGAGGTTTGAGGCTCCGTTTAAAGAAGGAGGTAAATATTATTTCTTTAAGAATAACGGCTTACAAAATCAGAAAGTACTCTACGTGCAGGAAGGTCTGAAAGGCATCCCCACTGTTTTTCTGGACCCCAATAAATTTTCTGAAGATGGTACCACGGCCATCAGCGCCATAAGTTTTTCGGCTAACGGGGATTACATGGCCTACGGAACTTCGGGCGGCGGTTCTGACTGGAATACCTTTTACGTAATGGAAACCGCTACCCGCAAAAAGCTTGATGATTCTTTGCAATGGATTAAGTTTTCGGATGCTGCTTGGTTTAAAGATGGCTTTTTTTATAGCCGTTACGACGAGCCAAAAACGGGTTCTAAAATGGCCAATAAAAACGAAAACCAAAAAGTGTACTACCATAAAGTAGGTACGCCGCAAGCCGAGGACCTGTTAATTTACGAAGATAAAGGACATTCCAACCGTACATTTTTTGCTCAGACTACCGAAGATGAACGATTTTTAATAATGAGTGTCTCCGAAGGGGCCAGTTCTTTTAATTCCTTATTTTACAAAGACCTCACGAAAGAAAAAGCCCAAATAGAACCTCTAGTCAATAATTTTGAAGCCGAATATGTTTTAGTAGAAAATTTAGGCGATAAGTTATTGGTACGCACGAATAAAAATGCGCCGCATTATCAGTTAGTACTGATTGATCCGGAGAAACCCCAGCCCGACAACTGGAAAATAGTTATTCCGGAGTCAGAGGATGTAATGGACGAAGTATCACTGGTAAATAATAAATTGTTGGTTACCTACATGCGAAATGCTTCCAGCCATTTATTGGTATACGATACCAAAGGTAAATTACTGAGTCAGGTAAAATTACCTACCTTGGGTACCGTAACCGGCTTTAGAGGCAAGAAAACCGATAAAGATATTTTTTACACTTTTAATTCTTTCACTTATCCCAGTACTATTTACCGCTACACAGTGGCTACCAATAAATCGGAGTTATACCGGAAGCCCCAGGTAGCTGTGCAGATGGATAATTACGAAACCAAACAGATATTTTATACGAGTAAGGATGGTACCAAAATTCCCATGTTTATTGTGCATAAAAAAGGCTTAATCCTAGATGGTAAAAACCCCACGTACTTGTATGCTTACGGCGGATTTAATGTTTCTATCCTGCCTGCCTTTAGCATTTCGCGAATGTTATGGCTCGAAAACAATGGGGTATTGGCTATACCGAATATCCGGGGCGGCGGCGAGTTCGGCGAAGATTGGCACAAAGCCGGTATGACACCCAACAAGCAAAACGTATTCGACGATTTTATCGCAGCAGCGGAATATTTAATTAACGAAAAATATACCAGCCCATCCCGACTAGCTATTGCCGGGGGCTCAAATGGAGGTTTACTGGTGGGAGCCGTTAGTAATCAACGTCCGGAATTATTTAAAGTAGCCATACCGGCGGTTGGGGTTATGGATATGCTGCGGTTTCATAAATTTACCATTGGCTGGGCTTGGGTAGAAGAGTATGGCTCCAGCGACAACCCCGAACAGTTTAAAAACTTACTAGCTATCTCGCCGCTGCATAACATTAAAGAAGGAGTGAGTTATCCGGCTACGCTGGTTACTACCGCCGACCACGACGACCGGGTAGTGCCGGCGCACTCTTTTAAATACATGGCTACGCTGCAAGAGAAAGGTGCCGGCCCCAATCCGTACTTAATTCGGGTAGATGTGAATGCGGGTCACGGTGCGGGTAAAGCTACGTCTTTGCTCATAAACGAAGCCGCCGATACTTGGTCGTTTATTTATTATAATATGGGGATAAATCCGTATTCAGGTAAAAAGGTGTAA
- a CDS encoding coiled-coil domain-containing protein, translated as MFEILLEAAIIIGIVCFQGYVFLQNRQKINRVVSLYPDKKQLWISKEFLNASGNTAQEVKNNLLPAQAEKLQLLEQGKKFLFLHTPSEIHRVTNLNNRGEQVEIRRTVYDGFASNSETYYIPYIRLVNLATDNEIEFVGLKTEPETSGPPLPERKRNTAPEIELDLIAAGNCSREFLEILNDTNNYLRNNKGAAADFNILKDISERQSEVLEKEINAIVATPLYVGLLGTFLGVIFGLSGIILGGGVTNEAIQTFITGVVVAMVGSFFGLLLTLWGNTLFKNARFIRDRHQNDYYTFLQAQLLPRLHSDMAGSLSSLKAVLDAFNREFLDKVADFKPIIAGITANIEVQKNFLQKLEEIGYDQMAKASLQVFDKVTQSTEEFQKFLGYQQALNQSLEAGAGAAASVQSILERLTGFERGINNVGQYIGQHDNLIQKQLDFFGTHEKEMADISAKIEQYFDQAAGRLTELMDARMRYLEQDAQNAYERWSNHFEALNRDNIYERVVQYLEPFKKLNTQQDELSREINQTQRTLLQKMDRDAETQARLLRQLEHMNQNLDKVTQPGMLKKLMDKMFK; from the coding sequence ATGTTCGAAATACTTTTAGAGGCTGCCATTATTATCGGGATTGTTTGTTTTCAAGGTTATGTTTTTTTACAAAACCGGCAGAAAATTAACCGCGTGGTCTCTCTTTATCCGGATAAAAAACAGTTATGGATTAGTAAAGAATTTTTGAATGCTAGCGGGAATACTGCTCAAGAGGTTAAAAATAATTTGCTCCCGGCTCAAGCCGAAAAGTTGCAATTACTGGAACAGGGTAAGAAGTTTTTGTTTCTGCATACACCCTCGGAAATACACCGGGTAACAAATTTGAATAACCGCGGGGAACAGGTAGAAATACGTCGGACAGTTTACGATGGTTTTGCCTCTAACTCCGAAACTTATTACATTCCTTACATTCGCCTGGTTAATCTGGCTACGGATAACGAGATTGAATTTGTTGGTCTTAAAACTGAACCTGAAACATCGGGCCCTCCACTTCCGGAACGGAAAAGAAATACTGCCCCTGAAATAGAACTTGACTTAATAGCGGCTGGGAATTGCTCGCGGGAGTTCTTGGAGATTTTAAACGATACAAACAATTACTTACGCAATAACAAAGGTGCGGCGGCTGATTTCAATATCCTCAAAGATATTTCGGAAAGGCAATCGGAAGTATTAGAAAAGGAAATTAACGCGATAGTAGCTACGCCGCTGTACGTGGGTTTACTAGGTACCTTTCTGGGCGTAATTTTTGGTTTATCGGGCATAATTCTGGGGGGTGGTGTTACCAACGAGGCCATTCAAACTTTTATTACCGGAGTAGTTGTGGCCATGGTGGGTTCGTTTTTTGGCTTGCTGCTCACTTTATGGGGAAATACTTTATTTAAAAACGCCCGCTTTATAAGAGACCGCCACCAGAACGATTATTATACTTTTTTGCAAGCCCAACTGCTGCCCCGTTTGCATTCGGATATGGCGGGTAGTTTGAGCAGCTTAAAAGCCGTACTGGATGCCTTTAACCGGGAGTTTCTGGATAAAGTAGCCGATTTTAAACCTATTATTGCGGGTATTACCGCCAACATTGAAGTTCAGAAAAATTTCCTGCAAAAGCTCGAAGAAATTGGTTACGACCAAATGGCGAAGGCCAGTTTGCAAGTTTTCGATAAAGTTACCCAAAGCACCGAAGAGTTTCAGAAGTTCCTGGGCTACCAACAAGCTTTAAACCAATCTTTAGAAGCCGGAGCCGGTGCGGCTGCTTCCGTGCAAAGTATCTTGGAGCGCTTAACTGGTTTTGAACGGGGAATAAATAATGTAGGGCAATACATTGGTCAGCACGATAATTTAATTCAAAAACAACTCGATTTTTTTGGCACCCACGAAAAAGAAATGGCTGATATTTCCGCGAAAATAGAACAATACTTCGACCAAGCCGCCGGCCGTTTAACCGAGCTGATGGATGCCCGCATGCGTTACCTGGAGCAGGATGCGCAAAATGCTTACGAACGCTGGTCGAATCATTTTGAAGCCTTGAACCGGGACAATATTTACGAAAGAGTGGTGCAGTACCTGGAGCCATTTAAAAAGTTGAACACGCAGCAAGACGAGCTAAGCCGCGAAATAAACCAAACCCAACGCACGTTGCTTCAGAAAATGGACCGCGATGCCGAAACGCAAGCTCGCCTGTTACGCCAACTCGAACACATGAACCAAAACCTCGACAAAGTAACGCAACCCGGAATGCTTAAAAAACTGATGGATAAAATGTTTAAGTGA
- a CDS encoding type II toxin-antitoxin system PemK/MazF family toxin, with protein sequence MIVKRWGIYRDSLDTVIGSEQGKSRPVLIISDDSTNDLLNIVNVLPLTTRKAGRHIYPNEVLLAKNEYGLPNDSVVLCHQTRTLDKQRLSLEYNRVTNLSKQAEILNALCFQLGIETTTYP encoded by the coding sequence ATGATTGTTAAACGCTGGGGAATTTACCGGGATAGCTTAGATACGGTAATAGGTTCCGAACAAGGTAAGTCACGGCCGGTTTTGATTATCAGCGATGACAGTACTAATGATTTATTAAATATCGTAAACGTTCTACCTTTAACTACTAGAAAAGCCGGTCGACATATTTACCCAAACGAAGTATTATTAGCGAAGAATGAGTACGGTTTACCCAACGACTCTGTTGTATTATGTCACCAAACAAGAACCTTAGATAAGCAACGATTATCTTTAGAGTATAATAGAGTAACCAACCTCAGTAAACAAGCAGAAATTTTAAATGCGCTTTGTTTTCAGTTAGGAATTGAAACCACTACTTACCCCTAA
- a CDS encoding endonuclease domain-containing protein encodes MQERIHNQQNLKNLRQQNRSNLTPAEAELWKHLKNSQIGRKFRRQHSVGNYILDFYCPQEKLAIELDGRDHFTENGYERDEDRTKFLKNLHIKVLRFENKEVFEQLEGVLAEITAQFTTPNPS; translated from the coding sequence ATGCAAGAACGTATTCATAACCAGCAAAACTTAAAAAATCTGCGTCAACAAAACCGCAGCAACTTAACTCCTGCTGAAGCCGAGTTATGGAAACATTTAAAGAATAGCCAAATAGGACGTAAATTCAGAAGACAACACAGTGTTGGTAATTACATACTTGATTTCTATTGCCCGCAAGAGAAGCTTGCGATTGAATTAGATGGAAGAGATCATTTCACTGAAAATGGTTATGAACGGGATGAGGACAGAACAAAGTTTTTAAAAAATTTACATATAAAGGTGCTACGGTTTGAGAACAAGGAAGTGTTTGAGCAATTGGAAGGTGTTTTAGCAGAAATTACTGCCCAGTTTACCACCCCCAACCCCTCCTAA
- a CDS encoding LemA family protein — protein MKRLLLYFFGFIILASQTSCGYNEMVAKDENVAAKWAQVQNAYQRRADLVPNLVNTVKGAANFEQKTLTDVIEARSRATSIQLSPENLTPENIQKFQEAQGQLSGSLSRLLATVESYPQLKANQNFLELQAQLEGTENRISVERMNFNNSVQDYNTYIRSFPRNFFAGWFGFERKTPFAADPNAQRAPTVTF, from the coding sequence ATGAAACGATTATTGCTTTACTTCTTTGGCTTCATCATTCTGGCTTCTCAAACTTCGTGCGGCTACAACGAAATGGTAGCCAAAGATGAGAATGTGGCCGCAAAATGGGCCCAGGTACAAAACGCTTACCAGCGCCGCGCCGACTTAGTACCTAACCTGGTGAATACGGTAAAAGGCGCCGCTAATTTCGAGCAAAAAACCTTAACCGACGTTATTGAAGCGCGTTCCCGCGCCACGAGTATTCAGCTAAGTCCGGAGAACCTGACACCGGAAAATATTCAGAAATTTCAGGAAGCGCAAGGTCAATTAAGTGGTTCTTTGTCGCGGTTACTAGCTACCGTCGAGAGTTATCCTCAGCTAAAAGCCAACCAAAACTTTTTAGAGTTGCAGGCACAGCTAGAAGGCACCGAAAACCGAATCTCCGTGGAACGCATGAATTTTAACAACTCCGTGCAGGACTATAATACCTACATCCGGTCGTTTCCGCGCAACTTTTTTGCCGGCTGGTTTGGCTTCGAACGTAAAACACCTTTCGCCGCCGACCCTAACGCCCAACGCGCTCCTACGGTTACTTTTTAG
- a CDS encoding TPM domain-containing protein, protein MKDTITAEDEARIVAAIAEAEKNTSGEIRVHIENTCQGNVLDRATQVFAHLHMHQTKLRNGVLFYVALKSRQFAVLGDAGINARVPPNFWQEITALVVQHFKEGRYAEGLSKGVLMAGEQLKVYFPYSGDATDTNELQNDISFGKD, encoded by the coding sequence ATGAAAGATACCATTACGGCGGAAGACGAGGCTCGGATTGTGGCGGCCATTGCCGAAGCGGAAAAAAATACTTCCGGCGAAATCCGCGTACACATCGAAAATACGTGCCAAGGCAATGTGCTCGACCGGGCCACCCAGGTATTTGCACATTTGCACATGCATCAAACCAAATTGCGTAACGGGGTTTTGTTTTACGTAGCGCTTAAAAGTCGGCAGTTTGCGGTACTCGGCGATGCGGGTATTAACGCGCGGGTTCCTCCTAATTTCTGGCAGGAAATAACGGCTTTGGTTGTTCAGCATTTTAAGGAAGGGCGCTACGCCGAAGGGTTAAGTAAAGGCGTTTTAATGGCCGGCGAACAGCTAAAAGTTTATTTTCCTTATTCCGGCGATGCCACCGACACCAACGAATTACAAAATGATATTTCTTTCGGGAAAGATTGA
- a CDS encoding TPM domain-containing protein → MKKYFFLFLYLFSFYLAQSQDNAGIPPRPNPPRLVNDLAGILSPDEVQALEQKLNNYNDTTSTQIAVVTVKSIGPYEVNDFSVKLAQSWGIGQQGKNNGILILTSLNDRKVYITTGYGMEALLPDALAKRITEYTLKPNYKAGNYYQGLDEATNLIIDIFSGQYKGDPRSSGDDSGSGLPFWLIIGVLAIIIIISLRRRGGGGGRGGGMRTLGGGGFFPPVIFGDFSSGRGPFGGGFGGGGGGGGGFGGFGGGSFGGGGAGSDW, encoded by the coding sequence ATGAAAAAATACTTTTTTCTGTTTTTATATCTTTTTAGCTTCTACCTGGCCCAAAGTCAGGACAATGCCGGTATTCCGCCCCGGCCCAATCCACCGCGTTTGGTAAACGATTTGGCTGGCATTCTGAGCCCGGACGAAGTACAGGCGCTGGAGCAAAAACTAAATAACTACAACGATACTACCTCTACTCAGATTGCCGTAGTTACGGTTAAGTCTATTGGCCCCTACGAAGTGAATGACTTTTCTGTAAAATTGGCTCAAAGTTGGGGGATCGGCCAACAAGGCAAGAATAACGGCATTTTAATTCTGACTTCCTTAAACGATCGCAAAGTTTATATCACCACTGGCTATGGCATGGAAGCGCTATTACCCGATGCGCTGGCGAAACGTATTACCGAGTACACTCTAAAACCTAATTACAAAGCGGGCAATTATTACCAAGGCCTCGACGAAGCTACTAATTTAATTATCGATATTTTTAGCGGCCAGTATAAAGGCGATCCTCGCAGCAGCGGCGATGATAGCGGCTCTGGTTTACCGTTTTGGCTCATTATAGGCGTTTTAGCGATAATTATTATCATTAGTTTACGCCGACGGGGTGGCGGCGGTGGCCGGGGTGGTGGCATGCGTACTTTAGGGGGAGGTGGTTTCTTTCCACCGGTTATATTTGGTGATTTTTCTTCCGGACGTGGACCATTTGGCGGTGGCTTTGGGGGAGGTGGCGGCGGTGGTGGCGGATTCGGCGGTTTTGGCGGAGGTTCCTTCGGCGGCGGCGGAGCTGGCAGCGATTGGTAA
- a CDS encoding DUF4160 domain-containing protein has protein sequence MPTILKTYGLRFFFFSNETTDLPHIHVEKNNAYAMYYLSPVEHATSYAFNAKDLSQIRALVQQHQTLFLTKWNEFNSQ, from the coding sequence ATGCCTACTATTTTAAAAACGTATGGATTGCGCTTTTTCTTTTTTAGCAACGAAACCACAGATTTGCCGCACATTCACGTAGAAAAAAACAATGCCTACGCTATGTATTATTTATCGCCCGTCGAGCATGCTACTTCTTATGCCTTTAACGCCAAAGATTTAAGCCAGATTCGGGCCTTAGTACAGCAGCACCAAACTTTATTTTTAACGAAGTGGAATGAATTTAACAGCCAATAA
- a CDS encoding DUF2442 domain-containing protein produces MNLTANKKILVTANQVWFTEDKLYVLLNDGRELGIPLEWFPKLSSCSEADRQKYRLIGNGIGICWEGIDEDLSVLALL; encoded by the coding sequence ATGAATTTAACAGCCAATAAAAAAATTTTGGTTACTGCTAACCAGGTTTGGTTTACGGAAGATAAGCTGTACGTATTACTCAACGACGGCCGGGAATTGGGCATTCCACTGGAATGGTTTCCCAAGTTGAGCAGCTGCTCTGAGGCAGACCGCCAAAAATACCGGCTTATTGGCAACGGCATTGGCATTTGCTGGGAAGGCATTGACGAAGATTTATCGGTGCTAGCTTTGTTGTAA
- a CDS encoding DUF2238 domain-containing protein — MNYLLRLFLIFALVFIWSAIQPKDYFTWLLEVFPAILGVLVLFFTRKTFPLTRLTYWLILLHGCILLVGGHYTYAEVPLFNWLKEVLHQTRNNYDKVGHFAQSFVPALIAREILIRKQVIYRPNWLPFLVLTICVFISVLYEFLEWLVAELSGESADAFLGAQGYVWDTQSDMLFATLGAILAFITLSKLHDKQLTNFK, encoded by the coding sequence TTGAACTATCTCCTGCGGTTATTCTTAATTTTTGCGCTGGTATTTATCTGGTCGGCTATTCAGCCGAAAGATTATTTTACCTGGTTGCTCGAAGTATTCCCGGCTATTCTCGGCGTATTGGTGCTATTTTTCACGCGCAAAACTTTTCCGCTGACCCGGCTAACGTACTGGCTTATTTTACTGCATGGCTGCATTTTACTAGTAGGTGGCCATTATACCTACGCCGAGGTGCCGCTCTTTAACTGGCTAAAAGAAGTACTCCATCAAACCCGGAATAACTACGATAAAGTAGGCCATTTTGCGCAAAGTTTTGTACCCGCTCTAATTGCCCGCGAAATCCTGATTCGCAAGCAGGTTATTTACCGCCCCAATTGGTTACCGTTTCTAGTGCTTACTATTTGCGTTTTTATTAGTGTTTTGTACGAGTTCTTGGAATGGCTGGTAGCCGAGCTTTCCGGCGAGTCGGCAGATGCATTTTTAGGAGCGCAAGGTTATGTTTGGGATACCCAATCGGATATGCTTTTTGCCACGTTAGGCGCTATTCTAGCTTTCATAACTTTAAGTAAACTTCACGATAAACAGCTGACCAATTTCAAATAA
- a CDS encoding BamA/TamA family outer membrane protein codes for MYDSTNTKLDLGPEARNLTSNAPDVNFYSPTSFAYNTFSPNGSIIYNQSDGVGLAFGITYKQQHFRKKDFSAIYAFNVRATQFGNRQLTTNTLWRHVWKQWDLGAYLDLGYYFRTYDFFGLGNDTRKNEELYDDKFYKARYGGIMSAVFLQRQFFQKSYFRIGPLFERLTTNYRDNSFLDKPEAGFPLINTTQQQLIGFNSDFVLDLRDKLVFTERGLRLFVRHNTYKPTQNNGKAFGLTEGFIDYYGTGKVVLPVTLALRLGGGRNYGQNLPYYKYTTLGMRPNLRGYVINRFAGDASLYLNTELRFHLGEVENAFLPFKYGGIVFFDRGRVWYQGKSAGNWHDGYGWGFYVAPIAERFAFSMLLQHSREELLLFSFGAGFRFDQ; via the coding sequence GTGTATGATAGTACCAATACGAAACTAGACTTAGGGCCGGAAGCCCGCAACTTAACTTCCAATGCTCCGGACGTAAATTTTTATAGTCCTACTTCTTTTGCATATAATACTTTTAGTCCGAATGGTAGCATTATTTACAACCAGAGCGATGGGGTAGGGCTGGCCTTCGGGATTACGTATAAACAGCAGCACTTCCGGAAAAAAGATTTTAGCGCCATTTACGCTTTTAACGTCCGGGCTACTCAGTTTGGCAACCGGCAACTAACCACTAATACACTATGGCGCCACGTTTGGAAACAGTGGGATTTAGGCGCTTACCTTGATTTAGGCTATTATTTCCGGACTTACGATTTCTTTGGCTTAGGCAACGATACCCGGAAAAACGAAGAACTTTACGACGATAAATTCTACAAAGCGCGTTACGGCGGTATTATGTCGGCGGTATTTCTGCAGCGCCAGTTTTTTCAAAAAAGTTACTTTAGGATTGGACCTTTATTTGAAAGACTTACTACTAATTACCGGGATAATTCTTTTTTAGATAAGCCCGAAGCAGGGTTCCCATTGATAAATACTACTCAGCAGCAATTAATTGGTTTTAATTCTGATTTTGTGCTGGATTTACGCGATAAACTGGTTTTTACCGAACGAGGCCTGCGCCTTTTTGTGCGCCATAACACGTATAAACCCACCCAAAACAACGGTAAAGCCTTTGGCTTAACGGAAGGTTTTATAGATTATTACGGCACGGGCAAGGTGGTTTTACCGGTTACACTAGCTTTACGGCTGGGCGGCGGCAGGAACTACGGACAGAATTTGCCTTACTATAAGTACACTACTTTAGGAATGCGCCCTAATTTGCGGGGCTACGTTATCAACCGCTTTGCCGGCGATGCCAGCCTTTACCTGAACACCGAATTACGTTTTCACTTGGGCGAGGTTGAGAATGCCTTTTTGCCTTTCAAGTACGGCGGAATTGTTTTTTTTGATCGGGGCCGGGTGTGGTACCAGGGCAAAAGTGCTGGTAACTGGCACGACGGGTATGGATGGGGCTTTTACGTGGCACCAATAGCAGAGCGCTTTGCTTTCTCGATGTTGTTACAGCATTCGCGCGAAGAACTTTTATTGTTTTCTTTCGGAGCTGGTTTCCGGTTCGATCAATAA